Proteins encoded within one genomic window of Chitinophagales bacterium:
- a CDS encoding phosphatase PAP2 family protein: MRYFFLFVLSLLMSCQKDIQEANLSYPKLDPIRGDENAGNWKPILLTSASEIACPTPNSVGSTRYQTDLAEVIDLQKNITESQKSNIRYWSAGAVLRWNEIMRELVAKNNIPPYQNPDGTYPVPSAANPFAYPTFPFANPPYAARAYAYLSTAQYDALVSAYHYKKIYQRSSPSSINSSVQTYFSHSSGSNFPSEDAVVMAASVEIMKLLFPADTAFINQKYRDHFNARLMGGGNVREELEAGQAIGQAVAAKFIARARTDGAGAAVGTPAIWESMKQSAVTKGEIPWLSQETPPRPPMLPLFGNVKPFLFSTADIATSLRPGPPPSTSSAQFKKELEEVYQVTTNLTREQERICIFWADGVRTYTPPGHWNYIAAEDFVQQKISEVRWARNLALLNMTLMDAAIVCWDAKFYYFNPRPMQIDSRIKTTVGLPNFPAYTSGHSTFSGAAAGILSHLVPSQSGKYQAMAKEASESRIYGGIHYRSDCEVGLTSGYKVAAYAVARAKGDGAE, translated from the coding sequence ATGCGTTATTTCTTTTTATTCGTTTTGTCTCTTCTCATGTCTTGTCAGAAAGATATACAAGAAGCTAATCTATCATATCCTAAGCTAGATCCAATTCGTGGCGATGAAAATGCAGGAAATTGGAAACCTATTTTGCTAACCAGTGCCAGCGAAATAGCTTGCCCTACTCCTAATTCAGTCGGTTCGACAAGGTATCAAACCGACCTCGCAGAGGTCATAGATTTACAAAAAAACATAACAGAATCTCAAAAGTCCAATATTCGCTACTGGAGTGCTGGAGCGGTGCTGCGGTGGAATGAAATTATGCGTGAACTAGTCGCTAAAAACAATATCCCACCTTATCAAAATCCAGATGGCACCTATCCTGTGCCCAGTGCTGCCAATCCTTTTGCCTATCCTACTTTTCCTTTTGCGAATCCACCCTATGCTGCTAGAGCCTATGCATATTTGAGTACAGCGCAATATGACGCATTGGTTTCTGCTTATCATTATAAAAAAATATATCAGAGATCGAGCCCTTCGTCTATTAACTCAAGTGTACAGACCTATTTTTCTCATAGTTCGGGTTCTAATTTCCCGAGTGAAGATGCTGTAGTTATGGCTGCTTCGGTTGAAATTATGAAATTGCTTTTTCCTGCGGATACGGCATTTATCAATCAGAAATATAGAGACCATTTCAATGCTCGATTGATGGGTGGAGGAAATGTGCGCGAGGAGTTAGAGGCTGGTCAGGCGATTGGACAAGCTGTGGCAGCAAAATTTATAGCGAGAGCGAGAACGGATGGAGCTGGCGCTGCAGTGGGTACTCCTGCTATCTGGGAGTCAATGAAACAATCCGCAGTAACTAAAGGTGAGATACCATGGTTAAGTCAGGAAACTCCACCACGTCCTCCTATGTTGCCTTTGTTTGGAAATGTAAAGCCATTTTTATTCTCTACAGCGGATATTGCAACTAGCCTTAGACCTGGACCACCTCCTTCTACTTCTTCTGCCCAGTTTAAAAAAGAATTGGAAGAAGTTTATCAGGTGACGACCAATTTGACGAGAGAACAAGAACGAATTTGCATTTTTTGGGCAGATGGAGTTCGCACCTACACTCCTCCTGGTCATTGGAATTATATAGCAGCTGAAGATTTTGTGCAGCAAAAAATCAGTGAAGTACGTTGGGCTAGAAATTTGGCATTATTGAATATGACTCTTATGGATGCTGCTATCGTTTGCTGGGATGCCAAGTTTTATTATTTCAATCCACGCCCTATGCAGATAGACAGCCGAATCAAAACGACGGTGGGCTTGCCAAATTTTCCAGCTTATACTTCTGGCCATAGTACCTTTAGTGGTGCAGCGGCTGGTATCTTATCTCATTTAGTCCCAAGTCAATCAGGCAAATATCAAGCTATGGCTAAGGAAGCTTCTGAATCCAGAATCTACGGAGGTATCCACTATCGCTCGGACTGTGAAGTTGGCTTGACCTCGGGATATAAAGTCGCAGCATACGCAGTAGCTCGTGCCAAAGGAGATGGTGCAGAGTAG
- a CDS encoding inorganic phosphate transporter — translation MEFFNLFSQLDGTMLALFIFCIATVLIFEFINGFHDTANAVATVIYTKSLTAKQAVFLSGFLNFAGMALSVYLFGMKVAVKMVQLLPMEKIANLSTQENIALVAAVLVGAIIWNFGTWYFGIPCSSSHTMIGSLLGAMVGFFLVNGGSIKDIVDSKPFEKGLEVLRWMLISPLFGFTIAIVLVFILRRLLRKKKLFKEVNANEPPPAGVRALLISTCSLVSFFHGSNDGQKGLGLVMIILMTFFPLQYALKSDFANDESMKHLSTIESVLVAKNGDEHFTKTLKSISDLKSDISNRSDTTKKGVFQIRKRLTSIQKDLEHTMKEEDLLSRDEKTQLKSEVKYLKSYTDGNPGTTVLMMIALAIGIGTVIGWKRIVVTIGEKIGKTHMTYGQGATAEIVAASTIGLSTYFGLPVSTTHVLTSGVAGSMVATGGVKNLQKGTIKNIALAWILTLPVTILLSLGLYLIFRLFI, via the coding sequence ATGGAATTTTTCAATTTATTCTCACAACTCGATGGCACGATGCTTGCCTTATTTATTTTCTGCATCGCTACAGTACTTATCTTTGAATTTATCAATGGTTTCCACGATACCGCCAATGCAGTAGCCACCGTCATTTATACGAAATCTTTGACCGCAAAGCAAGCAGTTTTTTTATCCGGTTTTTTAAATTTCGCAGGTATGGCACTTTCAGTTTATCTATTCGGAATGAAAGTGGCTGTAAAAATGGTGCAACTCCTCCCTATGGAAAAAATCGCCAATCTCAGTACTCAGGAAAATATCGCTTTGGTCGCTGCAGTTCTCGTGGGTGCTATTATTTGGAACTTTGGTACTTGGTATTTTGGTATTCCTTGTTCAAGTTCGCATACCATGATAGGCTCACTACTGGGTGCTATGGTTGGTTTTTTTCTTGTAAATGGTGGCAGTATAAAAGATATTGTCGATTCTAAACCGTTTGAAAAGGGGCTGGAAGTCCTTCGTTGGATGCTCATTTCTCCATTATTTGGTTTCACTATTGCTATTGTTTTGGTTTTTATCCTGCGCAGATTACTCAGAAAGAAAAAACTATTCAAAGAAGTGAATGCGAACGAGCCACCTCCAGCAGGAGTAAGAGCCTTATTGATTTCAACTTGCAGTTTAGTGAGTTTCTTTCACGGTAGTAATGATGGTCAGAAAGGACTAGGTCTTGTTATGATTATTTTGATGACATTTTTCCCTCTACAGTATGCTTTAAAATCTGACTTTGCCAATGATGAATCTATGAAGCATCTATCTACAATAGAATCAGTTTTAGTAGCTAAAAATGGGGATGAACATTTTACAAAAACCTTAAAGTCGATTAGTGACCTTAAGAGTGATATAAGCAATCGGTCCGATACCACTAAGAAAGGGGTATTCCAAATTAGAAAGAGATTGACATCAATTCAAAAGGATTTGGAGCATACTATGAAGGAAGAAGATTTGCTTTCGAGAGATGAGAAAACTCAGTTAAAATCTGAGGTGAAGTATTTAAAATCATATACCGATGGCAATCCTGGTACGACGGTTTTAATGATGATAGCATTAGCTATTGGTATTGGTACGGTTATTGGTTGGAAACGAATCGTGGTAACCATTGGAGAAAAAATAGGTAAAACACACATGACTTATGGACAAGGTGCAACAGCTGAAATCGTGGCTGCATCGACTATTGGCTTAAGTACCTATTTCGGTTTGCCAGTGAGTACTACCCATGTATTGACCTCGGGTGTAGCTGGTTCTATGGTGGCTACAGGTGGTGTCAAGAATCTACAGAAAGGAACTATTAAGAATATCGCTTTAGCATGGATATTGACCTTGCCAGTGACCATTTTACTTTCTTTGGGTTTATATTTGATATTTAGATTGTTTATATAA
- a CDS encoding winged helix-turn-helix transcriptional regulator, with amino-acid sequence MGISKSDHFSKEQNEIATIAKALGNPARIAIMEYLMSVETCICGDIVNELPLAQPTISQHLKELKNAGLIKGSIEGNAICYCINDACLETIMSYFKNMASRLKKKTCC; translated from the coding sequence ATGGGAATTTCAAAATCAGATCATTTTTCTAAAGAGCAAAACGAAATTGCAACGATAGCTAAAGCCTTAGGAAATCCAGCTCGAATAGCCATTATGGAGTACTTAATGAGCGTCGAAACCTGTATCTGCGGAGACATTGTCAATGAACTACCTCTAGCTCAACCCACTATCTCTCAGCACCTGAAAGAATTGAAAAATGCTGGTTTAATAAAAGGGAGTATCGAAGGGAATGCTATATGCTATTGTATCAATGATGCATGCCTAGAGACTATTATGAGTTATTTTAAGAATATGGCGAGTAGGTTGAAAAAGAAGACCTGTTGCTAA
- the arsB gene encoding ACR3 family arsenite efflux transporter, with protein MQPKLKFLDRYLTLWIFLAMALGVSIGYFFPSTPAFINQFNSGTINIPLAIGLILMMYPPLAKVDFKKVPQMFNQPRLLFTSFFITWIVGPFLMFLLSIFFLKDYPDYMTGLIIIGLAPCIAMVIVWSELAGGNRELIAGLIGINSVLQVLFFSAYAYFYLEFMLPLFGIEALSIDISFKQILETVFMYLGIPFILAMLSRIILIKQKGEIWFNSKFIPKISPITLLALLFTIVVMFSLKGEMIVELPFDVLRVAFPLSIFFVIMFFLMFFVSKKIGANYPDTASLSFTASGNNFELAIAVAIGIFGMNSGQAFAGVIGPLVEVPALILLVKASLFLKAKYF; from the coding sequence ATGCAACCCAAATTAAAATTTTTAGACCGCTATCTCACATTATGGATTTTCTTGGCGATGGCATTAGGCGTTTCCATAGGTTATTTCTTTCCTAGTACACCCGCTTTTATCAATCAATTCAATAGTGGCACTATCAATATACCTCTTGCCATTGGTCTTATTCTCATGATGTATCCACCACTTGCCAAAGTTGATTTTAAAAAAGTTCCTCAGATGTTTAATCAACCGAGGTTGCTTTTCACCTCATTCTTTATCACTTGGATTGTAGGACCTTTCCTCATGTTTCTTTTGTCTATATTTTTTCTAAAGGATTATCCCGATTATATGACCGGACTGATTATTATAGGGCTCGCTCCCTGCATAGCCATGGTCATAGTCTGGAGCGAATTAGCGGGCGGCAATAGAGAGTTGATCGCTGGACTCATCGGTATCAATAGTGTACTACAAGTGCTTTTTTTTAGTGCCTATGCCTATTTTTATTTAGAGTTTATGTTGCCTTTATTTGGCATTGAAGCCTTGAGCATCGATATTTCATTTAAGCAAATTTTAGAAACAGTATTTATGTATCTGGGTATCCCGTTTATTCTCGCTATGCTTAGTCGAATCATTCTGATTAAACAAAAAGGCGAGATATGGTTCAATTCTAAATTTATTCCTAAAATATCCCCGATTACACTCCTCGCTCTTCTCTTCACTATCGTAGTCATGTTTAGTCTTAAAGGAGAAATGATAGTAGAATTGCCATTCGATGTTTTACGCGTAGCCTTTCCCTTGAGTATATTTTTTGTCATTATGTTTTTTCTGATGTTTTTCGTCAGCAAAAAAATTGGGGCGAATTATCCTGATACCGCATCGCTATCTTTTACAGCCAGTGGCAATAATTTTGAACTGGCTATAGCCGTGGCAATTGGTATATTCGGCATGAATAGTGGACAAGCTTTTGCAGGGGTCATCGGACCTTTGGTCGAAGTGCCAGCGCTCATCTTATTAGTTAAGGCAAGTCTATTTTTAAAAGCAAAATATTTCTAA
- a CDS encoding NAAT family transporter codes for MEFIFKVFLSIFSIINPFGTIPIFLSLTTEMSRKDITKVSLYTSMYVLLILLVSFFLGNNLLYFFGISIDSLRIGGGIVIASSGFSLLTGTFNKHKGMKKKFIEEELSTKSEIAFTPLAIPMLAGPGTISTLIGYRNLYTNTSDVLSIGIALLLVVVLIFIILKSSQLIFRILGSSGLNALSRIIGFFLIAIGVEQILKTVFKLMH; via the coding sequence ATGGAGTTTATATTCAAAGTTTTTCTTTCAATTTTTTCTATCATCAATCCTTTTGGAACCATTCCTATTTTTCTCTCCTTGACTACAGAAATGTCGAGAAAAGATATCACCAAAGTGTCACTTTATACAAGTATGTATGTTCTTCTTATTTTATTAGTTTCTTTCTTTCTTGGCAATAATCTATTGTATTTCTTTGGTATATCTATTGATTCGCTGCGTATCGGAGGAGGCATAGTTATAGCTAGCTCTGGGTTTTCCCTTCTTACAGGTACTTTCAATAAACATAAAGGGATGAAGAAAAAATTTATTGAGGAAGAGTTAAGTACTAAATCAGAGATAGCCTTTACTCCATTAGCTATCCCTATGTTAGCAGGCCCTGGTACTATCTCTACGTTGATCGGTTATAGAAATTTATATACCAATACTTCAGATGTATTGTCTATAGGTATAGCCCTGCTTTTAGTTGTCGTTCTCATTTTTATTATTTTGAAATCTTCTCAGCTAATATTTAGGATACTTGGTTCTAGTGGCTTGAATGCTTTGTCTAGAATTATTGGATTCTTTTTAATAGCTATAGGTGTAGAGCAAATATTGAAAACAGTGTTCAAGTTGATGCATTAA
- a CDS encoding TonB-dependent receptor yields MKKLFTLLFLNYTLLSAQTVLTGKVADDKGATIPAAMLKVEGAGLGAKTDANGQYKITFPNGGTYTIVVSYIGYKKETISINIQTGESMTKDITLKSGGKKIKEVKVKGAKSKSSETATLAEQKASIAAVEIIGSQEMSRKGASDAQAAIVKMAGISKEEGTSQIFVRGLGDRYNATMLNGMFLPSDNPEFKNISLEYFPIDIIQSIGVSKTYNNTLLGDFGGATINIATKEYYGKPFIAGSVKAGLNSNAIAHVNKGHGVGFFGNVENSEIPTTVNGQFVSRQWDDVTRTAPRINAELNINGGWSHSFNEKLKLSLFGTASFSNKYQHFKGMSQLLDAQGNIRDSAGKESFVYTVNQNAMVNAVLSSPRMKTKLNYLVFRTAANQFNVYDGLDGNNGNITLRKRNIKDISNLHVAQLINEFKVNDRLQFIANASFNAISNDQPDRLTQAYQVVAGQWAINTNQDGNMSSYYQSLSDRDYTAGLAGRYSLKKDSASNEDITAISLGYTLRYKTREFTQYDYIFKANVQNPTGFVFPDDISRFFSASNIGTGDNNYRLFAERQSAGRVLAQIYDGDLSIHSPSVAIEHKFTPKITVAAGARVDLVGQNVNWDIQGNRPPKDNVFFEDFKILPFVNAKYEMNDKQNLKFAFSKTYTLPQFKELAPFLYYDISTFNTRGNPYLYSSDNYNFDLKWEFFPTKSELISLAGFGKMIQNPINKVFEAATGQLQMTYVNSGDMAMVTGIELEVKKTLIDRMNSKDTIGHKYALSGGFNICALYSRQDLNNDKATRETKGYTTTVYSLTETTLQGASPVVFNVDLTYKTRIKSVESQATVVLNYFHDRLYAIGAQTAGNAYERGVATLDLITRHTLNKNLSISANLRNLLNPDIVRYQEFPGRDLVISTFKKGIDASLGINFNF; encoded by the coding sequence ATGAAAAAATTATTCACACTCTTATTTCTAAATTATACATTGCTATCTGCACAGACTGTGTTGACAGGAAAGGTAGCAGATGATAAAGGTGCAACTATACCTGCCGCTATGCTTAAAGTAGAAGGAGCAGGACTTGGAGCTAAAACAGATGCGAATGGTCAGTACAAAATTACATTCCCTAATGGAGGTACTTATACCATAGTGGTGTCTTACATAGGTTATAAGAAGGAGACCATATCTATAAACATTCAGACAGGTGAGAGTATGACCAAAGATATAACACTTAAATCTGGTGGCAAAAAAATCAAAGAAGTAAAAGTGAAAGGAGCTAAGAGTAAATCATCGGAGACGGCAACCTTGGCTGAGCAGAAGGCGAGTATAGCTGCCGTAGAAATCATTGGTTCACAAGAGATGAGTAGAAAAGGAGCTTCCGATGCACAAGCGGCTATAGTGAAAATGGCTGGTATCTCAAAGGAAGAGGGAACAAGTCAAATCTTTGTCAGAGGTTTGGGAGATCGATATAATGCGACGATGTTGAACGGAATGTTTTTGCCTTCAGATAACCCTGAGTTTAAAAATATTTCTTTGGAATACTTCCCTATCGATATTATACAGAGTATTGGAGTTAGTAAAACTTATAATAATACATTGTTAGGTGATTTCGGAGGTGCTACCATCAATATAGCTACTAAAGAATATTATGGCAAGCCCTTTATAGCGGGCAGTGTCAAAGCAGGTTTAAACTCCAATGCCATAGCTCATGTCAATAAAGGTCATGGAGTAGGATTTTTTGGCAATGTCGAAAATTCAGAAATACCTACTACCGTCAATGGTCAATTTGTAAGCAGACAGTGGGATGATGTCACAAGAACAGCACCGCGCATAAACGCAGAATTAAACATCAATGGAGGATGGTCACATAGTTTTAATGAAAAGCTCAAGTTGAGTTTATTCGGCACGGCTAGTTTTAGCAATAAATACCAACATTTCAAAGGTATGTCTCAGCTCTTGGACGCTCAAGGAAATATTCGTGACAGTGCAGGTAAGGAAAGTTTTGTATATACGGTGAACCAAAATGCGATGGTCAATGCCGTTTTATCGTCTCCTAGAATGAAAACGAAATTGAACTATCTCGTGTTCCGAACGGCAGCAAATCAGTTTAATGTCTATGATGGCTTGGATGGGAACAATGGTAATATCACCTTGCGAAAAAGAAATATAAAGGATATCAGTAACCTGCATGTAGCACAGTTGATAAATGAATTTAAAGTCAATGATAGATTGCAATTTATAGCTAATGCTTCGTTCAATGCCATTAGTAATGACCAACCAGATAGACTCACCCAAGCGTATCAAGTGGTAGCTGGTCAATGGGCTATAAATACCAATCAAGATGGAAATATGAGTTCATATTATCAGTCATTAAGTGATAGAGACTACACAGCAGGTCTAGCGGGCAGATATAGCCTCAAAAAAGACTCAGCATCCAATGAGGATATTACTGCTATTAGCCTTGGATATACCTTGCGATATAAGACACGCGAATTTACACAGTACGACTATATCTTCAAAGCCAACGTTCAGAATCCTACTGGATTTGTATTTCCAGATGATATCTCTCGATTTTTCTCTGCAAGTAATATCGGTACAGGAGATAATAATTATAGACTCTTTGCAGAAAGACAGAGTGCAGGTAGAGTATTAGCACAAATCTATGATGGGGATTTATCTATTCATTCTCCTTCTGTGGCTATAGAGCATAAATTTACTCCTAAAATCACTGTAGCTGCTGGTGCTCGAGTAGATTTAGTAGGACAAAATGTAAACTGGGATATACAGGGCAATAGACCTCCTAAGGATAATGTATTTTTTGAAGATTTCAAAATACTTCCTTTCGTCAATGCAAAATATGAAATGAATGACAAACAAAATTTAAAGTTCGCATTTAGTAAAACATATACGCTTCCACAATTCAAAGAATTAGCTCCATTCTTATACTACGACATAAGTACGTTTAATACAAGAGGTAATCCTTATTTATATTCTTCTGACAATTACAATTTCGATTTAAAATGGGAATTCTTTCCTACCAAGTCTGAGCTTATATCTCTTGCAGGATTTGGAAAAATGATTCAAAACCCGATTAATAAAGTATTCGAAGCAGCTACTGGACAGTTGCAGATGACGTATGTAAATTCTGGGGATATGGCTATGGTGACAGGAATAGAGCTAGAGGTCAAGAAAACGCTGATAGATCGAATGAACAGCAAAGATACCATTGGACATAAATATGCCTTGTCAGGTGGATTTAATATTTGCGCACTGTACTCTAGACAAGATTTGAATAACGACAAGGCTACCAGAGAAACTAAAGGCTATACGACTACCGTATATTCACTTACTGAGACTACCCTTCAGGGAGCTTCACCTGTGGTGTTCAATGTTGATTTAACTTATAAAACAAGAATCAAATCAGTAGAATCTCAAGCAACAGTTGTTTTAAATTATTTTCACGATAGATTATATGCTATTGGTGCACAAACAGCTGGAAATGCCTATGAGAGAGGTGTGGCTACTTTAGACTTAATCACTCGACACACATTGAATAAGAACTTGTCAATTTCTGCTAATTTAAGAAATCTACTGAATCCAGATATTGTGCGCTATCAAGAATTTCCAGGTAGAGATCTTGTGATTTCGACCTTTAAAAAAGGTATCGATGCTAGCCTCGGAATCAACTTTAATTTTTAA
- a CDS encoding sphingomyelin phosphodiesterase: MQKWFVLILFCIISNCFQSSNPIPASANPKAYEGKLKILTWNVQMVPRIGSIFSSSLRKMQEERTDWIIEHMNNTDYDIVLLQECFDNKFIDAAQERLAHKYPHTILPVRPHWFKLSNGLMILSKYRLEKIENIVFRKLSQSDMFTAKGAIMVKVRLDSQNLYIVNTHLQADYDTKKYQDIRKEQLASIQSELIEKYVLRENEKVLVVGDLNIEEDLESAEYKSLAKEFRWKDWVYEFFKKPSHSFDKDNFWNKEYKQSCRLDYFLANFTSRIFRINIEKPKKLIGNKEIDLADHYGISAEFNL, translated from the coding sequence ATGCAGAAGTGGTTCGTACTTATTTTATTCTGTATCATCTCCAATTGTTTTCAATCATCCAATCCTATTCCTGCCTCCGCTAATCCCAAAGCATACGAGGGAAAACTAAAAATCCTTACATGGAATGTACAAATGGTTCCCCGCATAGGCTCTATCTTTTCTTCCAGTTTGCGAAAAATGCAAGAGGAGCGCACAGATTGGATTATAGAGCACATGAATAATACTGATTACGATATCGTTTTATTACAAGAGTGCTTCGACAACAAATTTATTGATGCCGCTCAGGAGAGATTAGCTCACAAATACCCTCACACTATTTTGCCTGTTCGCCCTCATTGGTTTAAGTTGTCTAATGGGCTTATGATATTAAGTAAATACCGATTAGAAAAAATCGAAAATATCGTATTTAGAAAGTTATCCCAGTCCGATATGTTTACCGCCAAGGGAGCTATTATGGTCAAAGTGCGATTGGATAGCCAAAATTTATATATCGTCAATACGCATTTACAAGCAGATTATGATACAAAGAAGTACCAGGATATTCGAAAAGAACAACTAGCGAGCATTCAATCAGAGCTCATAGAGAAGTATGTTCTGAGAGAGAATGAAAAAGTTTTAGTAGTAGGCGATCTCAATATAGAAGAAGATTTGGAAAGTGCGGAGTATAAATCCTTAGCCAAAGAATTTCGATGGAAGGATTGGGTTTATGAATTTTTCAAAAAGCCAAGCCATAGTTTTGACAAGGATAATTTCTGGAATAAAGAATACAAACAGTCTTGTCGTTTGGATTACTTCCTTGCCAATTTCACGTCGAGAATTTTCCGAATCAATATCGAAAAGCCAAAGAAATTAATCGGAAATAAAGAGATTGATTTGGCAGACCACTATGGTATTTCAGCTGAATTTAATTTATAA
- a CDS encoding mechanosensitive ion channel has translation MEPYKIQIIETITVILGYLVTHFVTKYLVNHSLKQTHLQRGRRKMIVKAVHLLSFITATVLLAAIWGLKQHEIAVFVGTIITALGIAFFAQWSLLSNITSSLLLFFNHPMKIGDSIKVLDKDYAIEGEVVDLTYYFVHVKTSEGEVTTIPNSIIFQKSVTVIEKKNISHSIGS, from the coding sequence ATGGAACCATACAAAATACAAATTATAGAGACTATCACAGTGATACTTGGATATTTAGTGACTCACTTTGTTACGAAATATCTTGTAAACCACTCATTGAAGCAAACGCATTTGCAGCGAGGTAGAAGAAAAATGATTGTCAAAGCCGTTCATTTATTATCATTTATCACGGCCACCGTTTTATTAGCTGCTATTTGGGGGCTTAAACAGCATGAAATTGCGGTATTCGTAGGAACAATAATTACAGCACTAGGGATCGCATTTTTTGCCCAGTGGTCCTTGCTATCTAACATTACATCGAGCTTATTATTATTTTTTAATCATCCCATGAAAATTGGAGATTCTATAAAAGTTCTCGATAAAGATTATGCAATCGAAGGCGAAGTTGTAGATTTAACTTATTACTTTGTGCATGTAAAGACAAGTGAAGGCGAAGTAACAACGATCCCCAATTCAATTATTTTTCAAAAGTCAGTGACAGTGATTGAAAAGAAAAATATCTCTCATTCTATTGGCTCATGA
- a CDS encoding DUF2490 domain-containing protein, whose product MRKILSLAFLFTFLTHKNTAQNFDLGSWNILNLKYNYNDKISFFGEAQLRSLQFYSHFHYYEYKGGINYKIYKNVKLTIGAGSYQTYREGGDFVLPKNNDEFRLWPQITLFQSIAFLKIEQRYRTELRWTSNGYRNRFRYRLGISYPFGKDRKDYKPYQISVSNELFFSDNEPYFERNRLLFALNYKPIKSASIQIGYLHQFDYKIIDEIGRDFFMIGFYYDIFRKTSSNVEHENDIKDH is encoded by the coding sequence ATGAGAAAAATATTATCTTTAGCATTCCTATTTACGTTCCTTACACATAAAAATACTGCTCAAAATTTCGATTTGGGTAGTTGGAATATTCTAAATTTAAAATATAACTACAATGATAAAATTAGCTTCTTTGGCGAAGCACAGTTGCGATCATTGCAGTTTTATAGCCACTTTCATTATTACGAATATAAAGGTGGTATAAATTACAAAATATATAAGAATGTAAAACTAACAATAGGAGCTGGAAGTTACCAGACCTACAGAGAAGGAGGCGACTTTGTTTTACCGAAAAACAATGATGAGTTTCGACTTTGGCCACAGATTACTTTGTTTCAATCGATAGCTTTTCTTAAAATAGAGCAACGATATAGAACAGAATTGAGATGGACATCCAATGGCTATCGCAATCGTTTCCGATATAGACTAGGTATTTCCTATCCATTTGGCAAGGATCGAAAAGATTATAAGCCGTATCAAATTAGCGTGAGCAATGAATTGTTTTTCTCAGACAATGAACCGTATTTTGAAAGAAATCGATTACTATTTGCATTGAATTATAAACCCATTAAATCAGCTTCTATACAGATTGGCTATTTACATCAATTTGACTATAAAATTATTGATGAAATTGGACGTGACTTTTTTATGATAGGTTTTTATTATGATATTTTCAGGAAGACCTCATCAAATGTAGAGCATGAAAATGATATTAAAGACCATTAA
- a CDS encoding universal stress protein: MTFKNILCPVDFSDTSSKIVELAVKLSEQHGHIILFHHSVLISPVQGPDSAVSFEADQELRDIAKDQLEKMAGEFKEKYPTRSFTTHHSFLKSMTDEINDVIKEKKIDIVVMGTHGRTGLKRLLMGSIAEDVLRHADCPVFMVKI; the protein is encoded by the coding sequence ATGACTTTTAAAAATATACTTTGTCCAGTAGATTTTTCTGACACCAGTTCTAAGATTGTAGAATTAGCTGTCAAGCTATCCGAACAGCATGGACATATAATCCTATTTCATCACAGTGTGCTAATTTCACCCGTGCAGGGTCCTGATTCAGCAGTAAGTTTCGAAGCGGATCAGGAGCTAAGAGATATTGCTAAAGATCAGCTTGAAAAAATGGCTGGGGAATTTAAAGAAAAATACCCTACAAGATCCTTTACGACTCACCATTCTTTTCTTAAGAGTATGACCGATGAAATTAATGATGTGATTAAGGAAAAAAAGATTGATATAGTTGTAATGGGCACGCATGGTCGAACTGGGCTTAAAAGACTGCTCATGGGTAGTATTGCAGAAGACGTGCTAAGACATGCAGATTGTCCTGTCTTTATGGTGAAGATTTAG